A region from the Cryptosporangium arvum DSM 44712 genome encodes:
- a CDS encoding ATP-binding protein, giving the protein MPPLPTASLPARRVQLRRWVLSSDAELQELRRGVFHAVTGRPLPSDVGLDGVAERMVLVASELATNALRHGRPPTVVTLFSTNDSYVLDVVDHDPHRVPEYAEGRPPGAGGLGLKLARDLASELGWYIDDDGAGSVKHVWARFFAPPAGS; this is encoded by the coding sequence ATGCCCCCACTGCCAACCGCGTCGTTGCCGGCCCGTCGTGTCCAGCTGCGGCGCTGGGTGCTGAGCAGTGACGCCGAGCTCCAGGAGCTGCGGCGCGGTGTGTTCCACGCCGTCACCGGGCGGCCACTGCCGTCCGACGTCGGTCTGGACGGCGTCGCGGAGCGAATGGTGCTGGTCGCCTCCGAGCTGGCCACGAACGCGTTGAGGCACGGCCGGCCGCCGACCGTCGTGACGTTGTTCAGCACGAACGACTCGTACGTGCTGGACGTCGTCGACCACGATCCCCACCGGGTTCCCGAGTACGCCGAGGGCCGCCCGCCCGGCGCCGGGGGCCTGGGACTGAAGCTCGCTCGCGATCTGGCCTCGGAGCTGGGCTGGTACATCGACGACGACGGCGCCGGATCGGTCAAGCATGTGTGGGCGAGGTTCTTCGCTCCCCCGGCTGGTAGCTGA
- a CDS encoding STAS domain-containing protein — translation MTNHHLDVPTPPEGIRLPPGHTYDQIHGANGDLLLAAYTRVDPGAHRATLQVLGEIDAVSVGWFRDRLAAAITEAAAVGHRPTIYLDLHSVSFFSAAAAGLLAGLTAAGSELVVHRPSRIVSRVLALTATLPLLRVDPTEPPL, via the coding sequence ATGACCAATCACCACCTCGACGTGCCCACGCCGCCCGAGGGCATCCGTCTGCCGCCGGGACACACCTACGACCAGATCCACGGCGCGAACGGAGATCTCCTGCTCGCGGCCTACACCCGCGTGGATCCCGGGGCGCACCGGGCCACTCTGCAGGTGCTGGGCGAGATCGACGCGGTGAGCGTCGGGTGGTTCCGCGACCGGCTGGCGGCCGCGATCACCGAGGCTGCCGCGGTCGGGCACCGTCCGACGATCTACCTCGATCTGCACTCGGTGAGCTTCTTCAGCGCCGCCGCCGCGGGTCTCCTGGCCGGCCTCACCGCAGCGGGCAGCGAACTGGTCGTCCACCGTCCCTCTCGCATCGTGTCCCGCGTCCTGGCGCTCACCGCCACCCTCCCGCTGCTGCGCGTCGACCCCACCGAACCACCGCTGTGA
- a CDS encoding alpha/beta fold hydrolase, with the protein MAATDTGSGTGPLAPGTHEISTDGVRQVYHVAGRGPVCVAHPGGPGLHWAYLRSPDLEEHFTVVYPEPVGTGRSGRPPRYGVDVYRHFLAALIEHLDQPVHLLGHSHGGFVAQSYALASPQRLAGLVLYSTSPQAGPEFWAEGMSALAAHPQRHPDVPEAAGVPAAFQQALTATDEDSLNRAFAAALPVYFADFYSRKSEYAAFRATVLMAAEAAGASDPVPFDVSDRLGDIAVPTVVIVGEQDFLCGPRWGSLLVEGIPGAHLHLLPESGHFAHVEQPSLFTAAAVSLLQRHS; encoded by the coding sequence ATGGCAGCCACCGACACCGGTTCCGGCACGGGTCCCCTCGCACCGGGCACGCACGAGATCAGCACCGACGGAGTGCGGCAGGTCTATCACGTCGCCGGCCGCGGCCCCGTGTGCGTGGCCCACCCGGGCGGGCCGGGTCTGCACTGGGCCTACCTGCGCTCGCCCGACCTCGAGGAACACTTCACCGTCGTGTATCCCGAGCCGGTCGGTACCGGACGCTCCGGTCGCCCCCCGCGCTACGGCGTGGACGTCTACCGTCATTTCCTGGCCGCCCTGATCGAGCATCTGGACCAGCCGGTGCACCTGCTCGGTCATTCGCACGGTGGCTTCGTCGCCCAGAGCTACGCGCTGGCGTCCCCCCAGCGGCTGGCCGGGTTGGTGCTGTACTCCACGTCGCCGCAGGCCGGGCCGGAGTTCTGGGCCGAGGGGATGAGCGCGCTGGCCGCCCACCCCCAGCGGCATCCGGACGTTCCCGAGGCCGCAGGCGTACCGGCCGCGTTCCAGCAGGCGCTGACCGCCACCGACGAGGACAGCCTGAACCGGGCGTTCGCGGCCGCGCTCCCCGTCTACTTCGCGGATTTCTACTCCCGGAAGAGCGAGTACGCCGCCTTCCGGGCCACCGTCCTGATGGCGGCGGAGGCCGCGGGCGCGTCCGATCCGGTGCCGTTCGACGTGAGCGACCGGCTGGGCGACATCGCGGTACCCACGGTGGTGATCGTCGGTGAGCAGGACTTCCTGTGCGGTCCCCGGTGGGGTTCCCTCCTGGTGGAGGGCATCCCGGGCGCACACCTGCACCTCCTGCCCGAGAGCGGGCATTTCGCCCACGTCGAGCAGCCCAGCCTGTTCACCGCCGCCGCCGTATCGCTGCTCCAGCGGCACAGCTGA
- a CDS encoding AraC family transcriptional regulator: MDLINEVVARARAGRAVARRSRYAGDWATRFPAVNGSGLHVVQRGSLWLIPENGDPVSLRAGDAVFVPHGPPHGFSHAPAPFSSLSETGAWMPGGDAFDVEFVSCCYHLDRGQVHESLTGLPDVITLTIDGHQHPQLPVLAELLGDHADGAGSGNDIGLAAVVDLMLVHLLRAWRGLQDEQVRRRTPDPQIAHVLKAVQDEPYRAWSVRELSDRTRLSRAAFTRRFTAALNETPSAYLTRRRLEQGAHLLRHTELPLASVAEHLGYATEFSFSTAFRRHYDIAPGRFRSQHRVDQ; the protein is encoded by the coding sequence ATGGACCTGATCAACGAGGTGGTGGCCCGCGCCAGGGCCGGTCGGGCCGTCGCCCGCCGCAGCCGCTACGCCGGCGACTGGGCCACCCGCTTCCCCGCGGTGAACGGCTCCGGCCTGCACGTGGTCCAGCGCGGCTCGCTCTGGCTGATCCCCGAGAACGGTGACCCCGTGTCCCTGCGCGCCGGCGACGCCGTGTTCGTGCCGCACGGCCCCCCGCACGGCTTCAGCCATGCTCCGGCCCCGTTCTCGTCGCTGTCGGAGACCGGGGCGTGGATGCCGGGCGGGGACGCGTTCGACGTCGAATTCGTCTCCTGCTGTTACCACCTGGACCGTGGACAGGTCCACGAGTCGCTGACCGGCCTGCCCGACGTGATCACGCTGACGATCGACGGGCACCAGCACCCCCAACTGCCGGTCCTGGCCGAACTGCTGGGCGACCACGCCGACGGGGCCGGTTCCGGCAACGACATCGGTCTGGCGGCGGTCGTCGACCTGATGCTGGTGCACCTGCTCCGCGCCTGGCGCGGGCTGCAGGACGAGCAGGTCCGACGCCGGACGCCCGACCCGCAGATCGCGCACGTCCTGAAGGCCGTCCAGGACGAGCCGTACCGGGCGTGGAGCGTGCGGGAGCTGAGCGACCGGACCCGGCTGTCGCGGGCCGCCTTCACCCGCCGGTTCACCGCCGCGCTGAACGAAACTCCGAGCGCCTACCTGACCCGGCGGCGGCTGGAACAGGGTGCGCACCTGTTACGGCACACCGAACTGCCGCTGGCCTCGGTGGCGGAGCACCTCGGCTACGCCACCGAGTTCAGCTTCTCCACCGCTTTCCGTCGCCACTACGACATCGCCCCCGGACGTTTCCGTTCCCAGCACCGCGTCGATCAATGA